From the genome of Athalia rosae chromosome 3, iyAthRosa1.1, whole genome shotgun sequence:
tatcaatagtACTTTAAACTGATTTTCAATGCCGATGAAATCCGACAATGCATCAATCTCAATACCAGTatgtatgtgaaaaatcaCTTGACAACCTGTAACGAACAGGGTAGACAAGCGCTTGATTCTGCGTATACTCACACCATGAGAGATCAGTTAGTTGAGAGCTCTTATTTTGCcactttttatttgttattataatgaattattattatagccaatagattcagatttttttttttgctgtttgttttttgttctggattttttttttctttctttttgattaGATCAAATCTGCAACGTTCATTGGCATCTCCTCAATGCGGGTGTTGTAGAATTGCTCGATATCCTTGAGGGTACGCTTGTCGTCCTCAGTGACAAAGTTAATGGCTACTCCCTTACGACCAAATCGTCCACCGCGTCCAATTCtgtaattgaaaagaaaagaaaaataaataaataatgaagaaagaagaatgagTTGAGAATTATTCAGTGCACGAACAACGCTCGAATGCTGTTCTAATTTGAcctgatagaaaaataatctctGTTAGTTTGTGAAGGTTACCTGTGAATATAGTTTTCTCGGTTGGAAGGTAGATCGTAGTTAATGACAAGCGAAACTTGTTGGACGTCAATACCACGAGCTAGTAAATCGGTGGTGATGAGAACTCTGGAAGAACCAGTACGGAATTGTCTCATAATGACATCGCGTTCCTTTTGTTCCATATCCCCGTGCATAGCTGATACGGTGAAATCACGGTGATGCATGTTGTCGGTAAGCCAGTCTACCTTGCGCCGCGTGTTGCAGAAAATAACCGCCTGAGTGATACTCAGCGTGTCGTACAAGTCGCAAAGAGTTTCCAATTTCCAATCCTCTCGTTCAACGTAAACGAAGAACTGCTTTATACCCTCGAGGGTCAACTCCTCTTTCTTCACCAAAATACGAATTGGACTTCTCATGAAACATTTTGACACGTCGAGCACATCAGCAGGCATCGTAGCCGAAAGCAATATCACCTGTAATTGGGTGTCGGAGTTGAATATGAGATGCGCAAGAAACGAGCTTCGTTACCAATCTTGTCTGCTTAGTGATTTACCTGAACTTCGGCAGGGAGTAGTTTGAATACATCGTGAATTTGATCTTTGAAACCACGGGAAAGCATCTCGTCGGCTTCATCCAATACGAAAAGCTTGATGCTGGATGCACGTAATGAATGTCGACTGATCATGTCGTAAACGCGGCCAGGAGTACCAACAACAACGTGTATGCCCGCCTCCAATTTTCGCATGTCATCGCGAACGTTTGTTCCTCCAATACAAGCGTGGCATTGTGCCTGCATGAAATCTCCCAGGGCAATAACTACCTTTTGAATctataataagaaaaatcaataaccGTTGAATTAATTCAACAGAAATTCTTCGGATGGCAGCAATCGGTGCGAATATCTATTGTTCACGTACCTGTTGAGCTAACTCACGAGTTGGTGCCAAAATCAAAGCCTGGCATTCACGAATACTGGTGTCTATTTGCTGCAGGATAGAAATGGAGAATGTTGCTGTTTTACCAGTACCTGTCGATGAGAAGTTGAAAACCGGTCAAACGAAAAGTAACAGACAAGGTGGAGGTATTGATAATccataagaaagaaaatctttcatttttcaagttttttcggTATAGAAAGCAAATACATTGTCTCGTTTCTTACCAGACTGGGCTTGAGCAATGACATCATGACCTTTGACACAAGGAAGGATAGCACGTTGTTGGATAGCTGATGGCTTCTCAAAACCATATGCATAAATACCACGCAAAAGCTCTTCTTTCAAGTTCATGTCATCGAAGTTGTCGACAacctgaaatttttacaaacaaCCGTAATTGATTTGATCCCAAGCTAATCAGaacttgaaattgaataacaaaaaacgagAGCAATAGCTAGTGCGTCTTTgaaataagcaaaaaaaatttatgatctaaattcttttttgtaaGAGTTGGAACGAGTAGATCGTAGAGAGGGTATTTGAATCATTATAACTTGTAGGTTGAATACTATGATGTCATTTGTATTATATAATTTGTGCAAAGCTACAATCAGCTCTAATCTAGGGAAATGTCAAGTGGTCTAAAGATGAATGTTGAAAAATCTTgttaaaatcaaattttatgtGTGTATTGGAACTTACGACTTCCCAGTTGGACTCGATGACACCATCGGGGTCCATTCCTGGAGGTCCGTCATAGGCAGGCTGTTCGCTCTCGCTCGGACCATTTTTAGAGTCGGCCG
Proteins encoded in this window:
- the LOC105686391 gene encoding eukaryotic initiation factor 4A-I isoform X1, which codes for MSYTSEKRNDDQWSADSKNGPSESEQPAYDGPPGMDPDGVIESNWEVVVDNFDDMNLKEELLRGIYAYGFEKPSAIQQRAILPCVKGHDVIAQAQSGTGKTATFSISILQQIDTSIRECQALILAPTRELAQQIQKVVIALGDFMQAQCHACIGGTNVRDDMRKLEAGIHVVVGTPGRVYDMISRHSLRASSIKLFVLDEADEMLSRGFKDQIHDVFKLLPAEVQVILLSATMPADVLDVSKCFMRSPIRILVKKEELTLEGIKQFFVYVEREDWKLETLCDLYDTLSITQAVIFCNTRRKVDWLTDNMHHRDFTVSAMHGDMEQKERDVIMRQFRTGSSRVLITTDLLARGIDVQQVSLVINYDLPSNRENYIHRIGRGGRFGRKGVAINFVTEDDKRTLKDIEQFYNTRIEEMPMNVADLI
- the LOC105686391 gene encoding eukaryotic initiation factor 4A-I isoform X2; the encoded protein is MSKDRNDDQWSADSKNGPSESEQPAYDGPPGMDPDGVIESNWEVVVDNFDDMNLKEELLRGIYAYGFEKPSAIQQRAILPCVKGHDVIAQAQSGTGKTATFSISILQQIDTSIRECQALILAPTRELAQQIQKVVIALGDFMQAQCHACIGGTNVRDDMRKLEAGIHVVVGTPGRVYDMISRHSLRASSIKLFVLDEADEMLSRGFKDQIHDVFKLLPAEVQVILLSATMPADVLDVSKCFMRSPIRILVKKEELTLEGIKQFFVYVEREDWKLETLCDLYDTLSITQAVIFCNTRRKVDWLTDNMHHRDFTVSAMHGDMEQKERDVIMRQFRTGSSRVLITTDLLARGIDVQQVSLVINYDLPSNRENYIHRIGRGGRFGRKGVAINFVTEDDKRTLKDIEQFYNTRIEEMPMNVADLI